A DNA window from Stenotrophomonas sp. 57 contains the following coding sequences:
- the typA gene encoding translational GTPase TypA, which yields MSIENLRNIAIVAHVDHGKTTLVDQLLKQSGTLSERTVLAERVMDSNDQEKERGITILAKNTAITWEDKKTGIKNRINIVDTPGHADFGGEVERVLSMVDTVLILVDAMDGPMPQTRFVTQKAFAMGFKPIVVVNKIDRPGARPEWVIDQVFDLFDKLGATNEQLDFPIVYASALNGYAGLEDTVRDGDMTALYEAIMQHAPRPEVDPEGPFQMRISQLDYNNFVGVIGIGRIQRGTLKKNMQVAVIDREGKKRNGKVAQVLGFLGLERIEQDTAEAGDIVAISGIPELTISDTLCHPDTPEALPALTVDEPTISMTFQVNNSPFAGNKDLSGGKFLTSRQIKDRLDREQVHNVALKVEQLEDADKFLVSGRGELHLSVLIENMRREGYELAVSRPEVIIKEIDGQMMEPIEQLVVDIEEVHQGGVMEKLGTRKGQLKNMEPDGKGRVRLEYQIPARGLIGFQNEFKTLTQGSGLLFHVFDHYGPKEQGAIAKRINGVMIANAPGTTPAYSLGPLQERGKLFAAEGDNVYEGQLVGIHSKDNDLTVNAIKTKPLTNMRASGKDDAIQLTPAIKYSLEQALDFIEDDELVEITPKEIRLRKKFLTESDRKKASRGG from the coding sequence ATGTCCATCGAAAATCTTCGCAACATCGCCATCGTCGCCCACGTCGACCATGGCAAGACCACCCTGGTCGACCAGCTGCTGAAGCAGTCCGGCACCCTGTCCGAGCGCACCGTCCTCGCCGAGCGCGTGATGGACAGCAACGACCAGGAAAAGGAACGCGGCATCACCATCCTGGCCAAGAACACCGCCATCACCTGGGAAGACAAGAAGACCGGCATCAAGAACCGGATCAACATTGTCGACACCCCCGGGCACGCCGACTTCGGTGGTGAGGTCGAGCGCGTGCTGTCGATGGTCGACACCGTGCTGATCCTGGTCGATGCGATGGACGGCCCGATGCCGCAGACCCGCTTCGTCACCCAGAAGGCCTTCGCGATGGGCTTCAAGCCGATCGTCGTGGTCAACAAGATCGACCGTCCGGGCGCGCGTCCGGAGTGGGTGATCGACCAGGTCTTCGACCTGTTCGACAAGCTCGGCGCCACCAACGAGCAGCTGGACTTCCCGATCGTCTACGCCTCGGCCCTGAACGGCTACGCCGGCCTGGAAGATACCGTGCGCGACGGCGACATGACCGCTCTGTACGAAGCGATCATGCAGCACGCCCCGCGTCCGGAAGTGGACCCGGAAGGCCCGTTCCAGATGCGCATCAGCCAGCTGGACTACAACAACTTCGTGGGCGTGATCGGCATCGGCCGCATCCAGCGCGGCACCCTGAAGAAGAACATGCAGGTCGCGGTCATCGACCGTGAAGGCAAGAAGCGCAACGGCAAGGTCGCCCAGGTACTGGGCTTCCTGGGCCTGGAGCGCATCGAGCAGGACACCGCCGAAGCCGGTGACATCGTGGCCATCTCCGGCATTCCGGAACTGACCATCTCCGACACCCTGTGCCACCCGGACACCCCGGAAGCGCTGCCGGCACTGACCGTCGACGAACCGACCATCTCGATGACCTTCCAGGTCAACAACTCGCCGTTCGCCGGCAACAAGGATCTGTCCGGTGGCAAGTTCCTGACCAGCCGCCAGATCAAGGACCGCCTGGACCGCGAGCAGGTCCACAACGTGGCCCTGAAGGTCGAACAGCTGGAAGACGCCGACAAGTTCCTGGTCTCCGGCCGTGGCGAACTGCACCTGTCGGTGCTGATCGAGAACATGCGTCGTGAAGGCTACGAGCTGGCCGTGTCGCGCCCGGAAGTGATCATCAAGGAAATCGACGGCCAGATGATGGAGCCGATCGAGCAGCTGGTGGTGGACATCGAAGAAGTGCACCAGGGCGGCGTGATGGAAAAGCTGGGTACCCGCAAGGGCCAGCTGAAGAACATGGAGCCGGACGGCAAGGGCCGCGTGCGCCTGGAATACCAGATCCCGGCCCGTGGCCTGATCGGTTTCCAGAACGAGTTCAAGACCCTCACCCAGGGTTCGGGCCTGCTGTTCCACGTGTTCGACCACTACGGTCCGAAGGAACAGGGCGCCATCGCCAAGCGCATCAACGGTGTGATGATCGCCAACGCCCCGGGTACCACGCCGGCCTACTCGCTGGGCCCGCTGCAGGAGCGCGGCAAGCTCTTCGCTGCTGAAGGCGACAACGTGTATGAAGGTCAGCTGGTCGGTATCCACTCCAAGGACAACGACCTGACCGTCAACGCGATCAAGACCAAGCCGCTGACCAACATGCGCGCTTCGGGCAAGGACGATGCGATCCAGCTGACCCCGGCGATCAAGTACTCGCTGGAACAGGCCCTGGACTTCATCGAAGACGACGAGCTGGTCGAGATCACCCCGAAGGAGATCCGTCTGCGCAAGAAGTTCCTGACCGAAAGCGACCGCAAGAAGGCTTCGCGCGGCGGCTGA
- a CDS encoding peptidylprolyl isomerase produces the protein MSLIATFDTTQGPIKVELFADKAPLTVANFVNLVKHGFYDGLIFHRVIADFMIQGGCPQGRGTGGPGYKFEDEKNGVKHEVGSLSMANAGPNTNGSQFFITHIKTDWLDGRHTVFGKVLEGQAIVDSVKQGDVIHSITLEGDVDAVLAAQADRVAEWNKHLAA, from the coding sequence ATGTCCCTCATCGCCACTTTCGACACCACCCAGGGCCCGATCAAGGTCGAGCTGTTCGCCGACAAGGCGCCGCTGACCGTGGCCAACTTCGTGAACCTGGTCAAGCACGGCTTCTATGACGGCCTGATCTTCCACCGCGTGATCGCCGACTTCATGATCCAGGGCGGCTGCCCGCAGGGTCGTGGCACCGGCGGCCCGGGCTACAAGTTCGAAGACGAGAAGAATGGCGTGAAGCACGAGGTCGGCTCGCTGTCGATGGCCAATGCCGGCCCGAACACCAACGGCAGCCAGTTCTTCATCACCCACATCAAGACCGACTGGCTGGACGGCCGCCACACCGTCTTCGGCAAGGTCCTGGAAGGCCAGGCCATCGTCGATTCGGTCAAGCAGGGCGACGTGATCCATTCGATCACCCTGGAAGGCGACGTCGACGCCGTGCTGGCCGCCCAGGCCGACCGCGTCGCCGAGTGGAACAAGCACCTCGCCGCCTGA
- a CDS encoding malate dehydrogenase yields MKAPVRVAVTGAAGQIGYALLFRIASGEMLGKDQPVILQLLELPVDKAQAALKGVMMELEDCAFPLLAGMVGTDDAEVAFKDADIALLVGARPRGPGMERKDLLLENAKIFTAQGAALNKVASRDVKVLVVGNPANTNAYIAMKSAPDLKPENFTAMLRLDHNRALSQLSTKLGKPVGGMEKLVVWGNHSPTMYPDYRFATADGASIADAINDQEWNANTFIPTVGKRGAAIIEARGSSSAASAANAAIDHVRDWVLGSNGKWVTMGVPSDGSYGIPEGVIFGFAVTTENGKYTLVKDLPIDDFSQKYIDKTLAELEEERAGVAHLLG; encoded by the coding sequence ATGAAAGCACCCGTTCGTGTTGCCGTGACCGGCGCCGCCGGCCAGATCGGTTATGCCCTGCTGTTCCGCATCGCCTCCGGCGAAATGCTGGGCAAGGACCAGCCGGTCATCCTGCAGCTGCTGGAACTGCCGGTGGACAAGGCCCAGGCCGCCCTGAAGGGCGTGATGATGGAGCTGGAAGACTGCGCCTTCCCGCTGCTGGCCGGCATGGTCGGCACCGATGACGCCGAAGTCGCGTTCAAGGACGCCGACATCGCCCTGCTGGTCGGTGCACGTCCGCGTGGCCCGGGCATGGAGCGCAAGGACCTGCTGCTGGAAAACGCCAAGATCTTCACCGCCCAGGGCGCGGCGCTGAACAAGGTCGCCAGCCGTGACGTGAAGGTGCTGGTGGTCGGCAACCCGGCCAACACCAATGCCTACATCGCCATGAAGTCGGCCCCGGACCTGAAGCCGGAAAACTTCACCGCCATGCTGCGCCTGGACCACAACCGCGCCCTGAGCCAGCTGTCGACCAAGCTGGGCAAGCCGGTCGGTGGCATGGAGAAGCTGGTCGTGTGGGGCAACCACAGCCCGACCATGTACCCGGACTACCGTTTCGCCACCGCCGATGGCGCGTCGATCGCCGATGCGATCAACGACCAGGAGTGGAACGCCAACACCTTCATCCCGACCGTGGGCAAGCGCGGTGCAGCGATCATCGAAGCCCGTGGCTCGTCCTCGGCCGCTTCGGCCGCCAACGCCGCCATCGACCACGTGCGTGACTGGGTGCTGGGCAGCAACGGCAAGTGGGTCACCATGGGCGTGCCGTCCGACGGTTCCTACGGCATTCCGGAAGGCGTGATCTTCGGCTTCGCCGTGACCACCGAGAACGGCAAGTACACCCTGGTGAAGGATCTGCCGATCGACGACTTCAGCCAGAAGTACATCGACAAGACCCTGGCCGAGCTGGAAGAAGAGCGCGCCGGCGTCGCCCACCTGCTGGGCTGA
- a CDS encoding RluA family pseudouridine synthase: MIHLHYIDDALLVAEKPAGLLSVPGRSAENQDCVVARLQAVYPDALTVHRLDQVTSGLLLHARGKEMQAAVSMQFEQRQVGKCYEAVVQGVIESDAGEVDLPLIVDWPNRPKQMVDHGSGKPALTRWRVLARDVEAQRTRVALEPITGRSHQLRLHMASLGHPIVGDVLYDAAPAHRVHLHARSLRFTHPLTGEVLAFESAAPF; the protein is encoded by the coding sequence ATGATCCACCTGCACTACATCGACGACGCGCTGCTGGTGGCCGAGAAGCCGGCCGGCCTGCTGTCCGTGCCCGGCCGCAGCGCCGAGAACCAGGACTGCGTGGTCGCGCGCCTGCAGGCGGTGTACCCGGACGCGCTGACCGTGCACCGGCTGGACCAGGTCACCTCGGGCCTGCTGCTGCACGCGCGCGGCAAGGAGATGCAGGCCGCAGTGTCGATGCAGTTCGAGCAGCGCCAGGTCGGCAAGTGCTACGAAGCCGTCGTGCAGGGTGTGATCGAAAGCGATGCCGGTGAAGTGGACCTGCCGCTGATCGTGGACTGGCCGAACCGGCCGAAGCAGATGGTCGACCATGGGAGCGGCAAGCCGGCGCTGACGCGTTGGCGCGTGCTGGCGCGTGATGTTGAAGCGCAGCGCACGCGCGTGGCGCTGGAACCGATCACTGGCCGCAGCCATCAGCTGCGGTTGCACATGGCCAGTCTTGGCCATCCGATTGTTGGCGACGTGCTGTATGACGCGGCACCGGCGCACCGCGTGCATCTGCATGCGCGCAGCCTGCGGTTCACGCATCCGCTGACGGGCGAGGTGCTCGCGTTCGAGTCCGCGGCTCCGTTCTAG
- the prpE gene encoding propionate--CoA ligase translates to MNYEETYRRSIDEPEAFWGEEAKRIHWHKPPQQVLDYSNPPFRRWFVGGETNLCYNAVDRHLAERADQLALVAISTETNSTREITYRQLYREVNDFAAVLKHLGVGHGDRVVIYMPNMAEAVFAMLACARIGAVHSVVFGGFAAHNLALRIDDARPKLLIAADAGMRGGKLIPYKPMVDAACAEAASPPPHVLIVSRGLDAAEPRAPGRDVEYATLRAQIGEVDVPVQWLEASEPSYLLYTSGTTGKPKGVQRDVGGYAVAMAQSMETVFDCKPGQVMFSTSDVGWAVGHSYNVYGPLIGGCTSLLYEGLPTNPDPGIWWALCEQYNVRTMFSSPTAIRVLKKHDADFIHRHDLGALKYLFLAGEPLDEPTAHWISEALGKPIIDNYWQTETGWPALTLLPGLEMKPVRFGSPGFPNLGYRMKVIDENTGEEVAPGQKGVLVVSPPLPPGCMSTVWNDDSRFLQSYFSHFKELLYSSLDWAIRDDDGYTFILGRTDDVINVAGHRLGTREIEEAISSHPRVAEAAVIGVMDELKGQVPLVFVTLKQGLNGEDPAPVVAEMMATVTTSLGAVARPAHVHVVNALPKTRSGKLLRRSLQALAEQRDPGDLSTLDDPSALEEIRRALGR, encoded by the coding sequence ATGAACTACGAGGAAACCTACCGTCGCTCGATCGACGAGCCGGAGGCCTTCTGGGGCGAGGAAGCCAAGCGCATCCATTGGCACAAACCGCCACAGCAGGTGCTCGACTACAGCAACCCGCCGTTCCGGCGCTGGTTCGTCGGCGGCGAAACCAATCTCTGCTACAACGCCGTCGACCGCCACCTGGCCGAGCGCGCCGACCAGCTCGCGCTGGTTGCCATTTCCACCGAGACCAACAGCACCCGCGAGATCACCTATCGGCAGCTGTACCGCGAAGTGAACGACTTCGCCGCGGTGCTCAAGCACCTCGGTGTCGGCCACGGCGATCGCGTGGTGATCTACATGCCGAACATGGCCGAAGCCGTGTTCGCGATGCTGGCGTGCGCGCGCATCGGTGCGGTGCATTCGGTGGTGTTCGGAGGCTTTGCCGCGCATAACCTGGCGCTGCGCATCGACGATGCCAGGCCCAAGCTGTTGATCGCCGCCGATGCCGGCATGCGCGGTGGCAAGCTCATTCCGTACAAACCGATGGTCGATGCCGCCTGCGCTGAAGCGGCTTCACCGCCACCGCACGTGCTGATCGTGTCGCGCGGGCTGGACGCAGCCGAACCGCGCGCGCCGGGCCGTGATGTGGAGTACGCCACGCTGCGCGCGCAGATCGGTGAAGTCGATGTGCCGGTGCAATGGCTGGAAGCAAGCGAGCCGAGCTACCTGCTGTACACCTCCGGCACCACCGGCAAGCCCAAGGGCGTGCAGCGTGACGTGGGTGGCTACGCGGTGGCGATGGCGCAGTCGATGGAGACCGTGTTCGACTGCAAGCCGGGCCAGGTGATGTTTTCCACCTCTGATGTCGGCTGGGCTGTCGGTCATTCCTACAATGTGTACGGTCCGCTGATCGGTGGTTGCACCTCGCTGCTGTACGAAGGTCTGCCAACCAACCCGGACCCGGGCATCTGGTGGGCGCTGTGCGAGCAGTACAACGTGCGCACGATGTTCTCTTCGCCGACCGCCATCCGCGTGCTGAAGAAGCACGACGCGGATTTCATCCACCGGCATGACCTGGGTGCGCTGAAGTACCTGTTCCTGGCCGGCGAGCCACTGGACGAACCCACCGCCCACTGGATCAGCGAAGCGCTGGGCAAGCCGATCATCGACAACTACTGGCAGACCGAAACCGGCTGGCCGGCGCTGACCCTGCTGCCGGGCCTGGAGATGAAGCCGGTGCGCTTCGGTTCGCCCGGCTTCCCCAATCTCGGTTACCGGATGAAGGTGATCGACGAGAACACCGGCGAGGAGGTCGCGCCGGGGCAGAAGGGCGTGCTGGTGGTCTCGCCACCGTTGCCGCCGGGCTGCATGAGCACAGTGTGGAATGATGACAGCCGCTTCCTGCAGAGCTACTTCAGCCACTTCAAGGAACTGCTGTACAGCTCGCTGGACTGGGCGATCCGCGATGACGATGGCTACACCTTCATCCTGGGCCGCACCGACGATGTGATTAACGTGGCCGGGCATCGCTTGGGCACGCGTGAGATCGAGGAAGCCATTTCAAGCCATCCGCGCGTGGCCGAGGCGGCGGTGATCGGGGTCATGGACGAACTGAAGGGACAGGTGCCGCTGGTGTTCGTCACCCTCAAGCAGGGGCTCAACGGTGAGGACCCGGCGCCGGTGGTGGCGGAGATGATGGCCACGGTGACCACTTCGCTCGGCGCGGTAGCGCGCCCGGCGCATGTGCACGTGGTCAATGCGCTGCCCAAGACCCGTTCGGGCAAGCTGCTGCGACGCTCGCTGCAGGCGCTGGCCGAACAGCGTGATCCGGGGGACCTGTCGACGCTGGATGATCCCAGCGCACTGGAGGAAATCCGCCGCGCGCTGGGGCGCTGA